Proteins encoded within one genomic window of Manis pentadactyla isolate mManPen7 chromosome 4, mManPen7.hap1, whole genome shotgun sequence:
- the LOC118914904 gene encoding LOW QUALITY PROTEIN: NADH dehydrogenase [ubiquinone] 1 alpha subcomplex subunit 5-like (The sequence of the model RefSeq protein was modified relative to this genomic sequence to represent the inferred CDS: inserted 1 base in 1 codon), whose protein sequence is MAGVLKKTTGLVGLXCESPHESLKILYTKILDVLEQIPKNAAYIKFTEQITNEKLEMVKAEPDVKKLEDQLQGGQIQEVILQAEHELSLVRKMMQWKPWDPLVEEPPANQWKWPI, encoded by the exons ATGGCGGGTGTGCTGAAGAAGACCACCGGTCTTGTGGGAT GCTGTGAGAGTCCACACGAGAGCCTAAAAATATTATACACAAAGATTCTTGATGTTCTTGAGCAAATTCCTAAAAATGCAGCATATATAAAGTTTACAGAACAGATTACAAATGAGAAGCTGGAAATGGTTAAAGCGGAACCAGATGTAAAAAAATTAGAAGACCAACTTCAGGGTGGCCAAATACAAGAGGTGATTCTTCAGGCTGAACATGAACTAAGTCTGGTGAGAAAAATGATGCAATGGAAACCATGGGATCCTTTAGTAGAAGAGCCTCCTGCCAACCAATGGAAATGGCCAATATAA